Below is a genomic region from Ciona intestinalis chromosome 14, KH, whole genome shotgun sequence.
AAACGATAAAAGCtttaatgttttctttatttaaatattcgtAAAGATATATACTATATGGTACAGtggggaaaagatgggacatgtttacactctattttatcgtcccatttgatagtagacatagaatatttatagaattatataaacttatcctcacgactataaaatagcgctgttaattgttaaaaacacgataaataaatattagatATGATATATCTGCCATAATCGTATCCATCTTAcacgttttaaaaaaatagggtTTAATTACTACACAAACAGGTTACCATAATTAAAGTttgtgctgtttttttttcaaaattccaTATCATATTTTTAGGCAAAGTTAAGATAAGAAAAGTGCATTGAATGCTTTTGTCACCAAAAATAGTtcaaattgaataaatgtaacttactttatattttacgttacaggaaaacggcagtcgtttaACATGAgagttctgttccatacacctcgtgccagcttacgagtttccatttatgtaacttttttggtgattattttttgagacttttttaattttgtctaTGGcggataatttggacaacccattagtgaccactgggttggagcaatcgccgttaagtgtcttgtccaagaacacTTATACGTCCtgaatggtagcagcgacgagccttgaatccattaccgcCCTGTGTtatacaggcaggcgcgctaaccactttgtcacgACGCTGTAAATTCGCTACTGTGCTATTAACCTACCTTTTATATAAGAGGTGGATTTGGGCCCACTGTTATAAACCCCAATCATAAGAGTGGTCATTGAAAGTACTGTGGTTGCCCCCAGGCCGACCCGGGCTGGTACTGAATTCATATTAATCCAAAACGACACCCATGATAGAATGACCAGTAAAACAGATGGCAGATAGGTCTGCATTAGAAAGAATAGCATGTTCCGCTTGAGTCGAAATTCAAGGATCAGTTGAGAGTAATTGCCTGAAAACGAAGTAGTATTGGAAAATACGGGAAAAGCCGACATCCTTTTggatatagtacagtggggtaatatgggacatctttagcacacaatatccatatattctgatcgtgttttaaacagttaacaaaggttcatggaagtcgtgaggatacgtttaaTCACCGAGCCACCTAAGCTGCGAAGTCGCCAATATTTTACAACGtctgtgtttttaattacagTCAATCCGAACAGTCCATTACCACTGGCTTAGACATTGATTTTTAAGGCCTGTGTTTCGTATATTCGCGATTAATTATAGCAAACCGACTGACCTAGTGCTGCACTATGCAACTCTCTGTATACTGAACATTTTGTCAAGTTGAATTGCAGCAAAACAATATTATCCATTCCCGTCACAGATCCGCTGGGGGAGCCACAGCTCTCCTCTTTGTCCCATTTATAAATTAAGTCCTGTTCGGTAAAAGACCCTGTTAAAAGTATGATTCAATAGTCAAATGTGTCTATATTAAATTTAAGCCAAATTGCTTACAGCTTTCAAGTGCAAGTTTACATGCTTGTTCGTCCATCGGGTACTTGTGTAACTTCATAGTACAAGATACCTAAACATGGAAGcgaatttataattaatttagcAGAAGTGCAGTATCTTAAACCAGGTACAAGTTTGTTAAGATCATATAGTTACTGAATCTATAAGTAAATTcagaaaataatgaaaattaaatatagtagggtgggggaagatgggacacctttttattctatttactggtcacatttggtagtaaacatacaacattcaaagaattataaaaccataacttTACGGCTTCCATagatctttgttaattgtcaaaaacaggatcaggatatttaaatattatgtgataaaggtgtcccatctccccctaccctactatataaatacgGGTTTAATATGCATCGCAACCTATTTTTCGGTCTGCATTGACTAAATATACCCCTTTAAGGAATATAgttgttttaagtatttaaaaatgcaaaggATCTATGCGAAATAAAAGCATCATAAAATCCATCACACTGCATGCAAAGCACAAGGTGTACCGCTGTACCACTAATGCTTCCACGGAGGTTACCACATACAACCTAATGCTTTCAGTAATGTTTTCAACGGCGACAGAAAAGGATTATTAAAATTcgacatattttaaaataaaaaaacaactactGATAGTGTATTTGTTGCCACGTACCGTACTCGTAATTCGGAGCACGTATAGAACGGTTCCGTCCGGATATAACCGGATCAGTCCATTCCttgttgttacgtcatgaaTGAAAGAGGTGTGCGAATTCACTATATAAGTATCTGGGACCCAAATTCTATTACCGAGGGACCCATCCATTGTCAAAATCTGCGCAAGTGTAATCCGGTTAAAACTTCAAATTAAGCGATATAGCAAGTTCAAATTCCATCCACTATTGTCCCATTTAATGGTAAACAAACAgtatttattgaaatataaatatgaattcCCACGACGAAAAAAGagcattggtaattgttaaaaacacgattagaaaataaagtcatgtgtactaacggtatcccacTGACCTACTATGTATCCAAGATTACGAAAATGAACGTTAATAATATGAACACAAATAGGCAAAAAAGCTAGTAGACCAGAAACAGTGATTTCTAAAATAATGACAATTCCTGTTGGGTCTTCCGCTGGGATTcacattaataaaattatttcgtTTTCTTTCACCTGGGAATATCCGCGTGCGCTTTTTGTTCCGTCTAGGCGAGTGTCCTTCCAGAGTTGGTGTAATGTAAATGTTACGGTGTACTCCTGCGTGGAATCATTTCAATTATCAACCGACATATTGATTACACAGAATGCAATTAGTGCGAGACACCAGCCGCCCTGAGATTTGCGATCAAGTAGCAACAACGTGCAGTTAACGATTTCATGGTTTGCTTTAGCTTTATGATGAGGCAGTAGGCCACATAATCTAGGTCAATTAAAAATCACTCTGTTGTATAAAGCTTACGTTTATTATTATTCGTGTACAAGTTataaaaagtttgtgttttccaAAACTTACCATGTCGGCGTCTGATATTCTGTCCAAACCAGTAACTGAAAGCGATACGTTAACCACAATAGGTTTCCCTGTAAAAACACACAGTTTTTATCAGTTGTATTTACTTATAATAAAGGGTTTAAGGCGCGACACTTTCAATATTGTGGGCGTAACTGTTTTTgggcaaaacaacaatcgaCAAATGCTTCAAACCAGTGGTTTCTTGTgggttgtatagtagggtggggaagatgggacgcgtttttattcaattttctcgacccatttagtAGCTAGTgacaaaacattcaaagaaatataatactATATCTTCATGTCTCTCATATACcattgttacttgtttaaaatacgatcagtatatttgaatgttctgtttaaatGTGTCCCGCATCTTcgcccaccctactgtatgatTGCGTATGGAAGTTTTTCAtctgtgatttttttatgttccggtttcatttgttttagtAAACTTCCCGtcgtatttaaataaagcagaAATTTTTACCAAACTCAAAATTCAAACCATAAGAAcgattataaataaatactaagAAATACTGAAACTTCGTTATTAAGATGTTACATCGTTAGTGCGGGGATAAAAcggcaaatatttttaatgtaccGCAAGCAAAAAAGTTCGAAAACTATTGCAGTATAAATGCTTTTAAAGTTTGCATTTCAAAGTCACttgtgtgttcttgggcaagacagtttgacggcaattgcttcaactcaaTGGTCACAaaaggttgtctaaattatcatcCATACAtgggaataataaaaaaatccaaaacatCACCcggccacaaagtaacatacttagtaaGTAAGTTGGTACgatgtgtgtgaaacagaacacccatgtaataatgactgtcgttttccaggcACACGAGAATACattatgttacatttattcattcatagcCTACGGCTCGTATAACTCCCAAAAGTTATTATTTCCTAGCAAACGAATCGATTGCAATTCTCCATGTGTCTAATTATCGTCTATCGAACAATTCTAATCAACATTTTCAGTATTGGTTTCGCATAATAGGAATTATAATTGGCTTTGTTTCAAGAAAAGTTCTGTATTGATGGAACGGATAATTTACCGACATCGGCACTGGTTGTTAATTATTCATGCGGAATAAATCATAAGACAGACAATATAGTCAGTTATATGACGAGCATACACGAAATCTGCACTGATTCCATATTGATCTATCCTTGCGGTGCATGGCTTTTGACTTCAATTTCACTCGCAATAAATTCTCCGTACAAAGTGTTTTGAATATAAAGTTGaatgggggagacgggacacctttttattctatatttttcgtcccatttaggggtaaacaaagaacatttaaagaattatataaccgtatcctgacgactgccatagactgttgttaattgttaaaacacgatcagaatatttggatattatgtgcgaaaggtgtcccatcttaccccacagaactaaatatttaaaaaagtttataaatgtttacttTCGACCTTATCGTATAACCTAATTACACATTCTTTCAAAAAACATGCgtagttatatttaatatatcttTCTTGTACGACCCAAAGTGTACACGGTGGATTGTTTGGACAATCCCTTTCTAATTACAACGCCGCTTTTAAGCCTCTATACTTAAGTCGTGTCTTTAAAGAGACTAAAAGCATTTATACCTTTTGCTGTATATAGgcaattaaatacaaattgaaatataaaatcaatataaatataggcCAACTAAAGTCATGCGCGATTTTTTTATGGTGCAGTTTCAAGTATAAAGTCgatttgttatatatagttaaaataacattatattttgttgtttcttcGCTTACAACAGCAAGGATCATATTAGTTTAACAGCATAGCGAACAAAAGGGAATTAACGTGGTATATAATCTCTAAATGGGCATTTCACCTATTGTTCCAAGAAATTGTGTATTATTGGAAAAAATGTGTGTTATAACGCTTTCATaagaaaatttacaaagtGTTGCTATTTCACACATCAAGacttaataaaatatgcttgccgatatatatatatttggctTTTACCTGTATCAATGCCTGGTCTGATGTATTTGTGATATCGGTCTGGATCCAACATTGTTTCAACGACTGCACCGTACTTAAGATTTCTGAGCGGGTTTCTCCAGTATCTTGACTGTGGGCCGCCCCTGGAGAATAcgatgttgtttaaatttagcaGTGATTAGGTTGCTTAACGAACCGAGAACTCAGATTAGAGTCTTATCGATTGCTTGTAAAGCGGTATAAGCTTGAAATGCTGCATGAATAGCGTGGGAGTTGTTAGCCTAAAATCTATACGGAAATTTGTATGCCatacagtatagggtgggggaagatgggacaccttttgactcTAATTTTTCATcacatttaatagtaaacaagacacattcaaagatttataaaactatatcctcacgactcttatagaccattgttgattgtttaaaacacgatcaggatatttagatattatgtgctaaaggtgtcccatctttccccaccctactatatatagcataTGCCGCTGAGTTCAaaagtatttgtttttaattatatatatggtagggtgggggagatgggacactttatcaGACGggcatttattttcattttcagaccagacttttttaattgtcagacgaaacttttttttgaatgttaaaaactataacagtagggcaaggaaaagaatgtttaaacttgattttcaaagcgtacagtattatttcgtgttatttacgtgtattcctgataataaatacacctattagtcaaaattaacaatgattttaaactttcccGTCTTATCTTGTgtttttcgaatttgtaaaatttcacctgttgtgtgGATTGCTAATAATtcctcgtgtgttttgttatatttttttaatttattgtcaCTTAAGAAAGGAATGATAATACTAATTCTTGGTATCAACCAAAAACAACCATCTGTTCTGATTTAGGAATATTTGGCGATATGTAAttcagtgtcccatcttccccaccgtAATACACTTTCCTGTTTTCATTATACTCAATGtctcatttttataaaagtgcGCTTCACGTAAAGCATCAAGTCTGTTTCCGTTCTCTTctgatattaaaatattacagttGTAAAAGTTCAGATTGATTAACAGTGCGCACGTCTTGCTACTTTAAACATCAAATATTCACGCTAATATGTTCTTCAGGAGATAGTTGGTTCTTACTAGCACACCTGGGCGAGGTGTTTAAACTAACCACTTTAATTCGTATAAAGTTTTAGTATGAAAAATAAACCAGGACTACATATGCATCGAACTTGTTAAAACTAAAGTTAAAGATAATGAAACAGTAATCGAAAGCTTAAAcggcattttttgtttttggtcTATAGTGTTTTTAATTGCAACTTATGTATGCTATTTAAACCATATACCATAGTATTATCATTATACATCAGCAACAAACTGAACGTATAAGTTTTGTTATCGTTAAAATCAAATTACAAGAAGTTAAAAACACTAATAAGACATAAAACTTACCTTCCAGATTCAGTTGTATTTATAAGCAGCCAAGACAACACGAAAATTTGCAAAACTAACTGCATAGTAACAAACTTCTCTAATAATTGATTCTAATCAAACAAGAACATGAGATAAAACAGAATCTGCTATCGTAGAAACCCAAACGATACCAGGTCCCGCAGGCTAATGCTATTTTTATTGTTCTCTCTTATACCTTCATTCACAAGCGCGGTCGAGTTGGAATGGACTGCACTCGCAAGCTGCATGTCCTTTTACCCACGCCTGGCATTGCGCAGACCACCGGAACAGAATCGATACGCAATAGTTGCAAGCCTTTATATATTAGTATGTTTTGACTTTTGGTATAGATGTTGATGGTCAAACTAAATCTTATTCTTCGTTAGTTCATTGTTACAACGAACTAACGTCaactatttgtttattatattgcTTTTATTCATTCAGTTTTACATGGCTTATACTCAATACGTTAAGTAGGCCATGAGTTGTAACGGTAAGGTTATGACTTCGAAACTCGTTCTATAAGTTAGTGTGTACAGCTACTGAACTAAGATCGTCAAACAGAGATGTCACGTAAGAATACCCGATTTGAGTAATATAGAATGTATAGTTTTTCCTTTTATTGGTATATATTTTGCAGTTTTAGGGGTAATAGCTTAATAAACATTCAGTACGCTGACGCTGAAGGTTTGCTACCGAACTATAaattcaatatatagtagaatgggggaagatgggacaccttttcgttttattttctcgtcccgtttggtagtaaacaaagaactttcaaaaaattataacactGTAACCTAaagactccaatagaccgttgttaattgtttaaaacacaacaaaagtatttagatattatgtgctgaaggtgtcccatcttccccaccctactatatgtcctGGCGCCATAGCGCAGTGGTTAGCACCCCTGGCCCTAGCTTTTAagcctcgtcgctgctacGACAATTTCTTCAGCCCAGTGGTGACCGACGGCCAAGTTGTCGGCCAATCCCCCCCTTAAGTCAccgtggtaactcgtacaTAATTATGCTcgctcgaggtgtatgaaacagaacaccagtgctttaacgactgtcgtttccccgccacgtGAGGGTaagtaaattacatacattcatatgtaaaattttataagcTGTTTATTTGTAGTACCGTTGATTGTAACCTCTGTTTTTCTCAAGTTATTTGTGTAATGTCGTCGGTTTAGCACTTAGTGTATTGAGACACGCTTTGCTTTTATTGTTTACgtaatgtttatattgtcCGTTTTGAATGTGTTTCTTCTTACTATTTGtgttcttttttgttttccttattattatttgaccTGGTATTTTGCATTCCTGGATACTGTTATTTACGCACGTCTTGTTTCCTGTTCCTGTTTCAACGTTTCCGCGTGTTCcttttattgcatttattgCCGTTAGTCTAATAATTGCAGCTTGTGACGTGCCGCGCATTGCGCGCCTTTTCTCCTTCCAGTTTTGGGTGTAACAGGCAGTTTTCGTAtagtactgttttttttttggctaAAGGTCGTAGCATTGTTTTGTTGGGCAAAGGTTATATTATTGTAAGCGAACTATATCGAATCGTTTAGAAAAGCGGTATTGAGTTGTCGTTTATGTGGTGTAACAGTTTAgtgtatatttaattattattcatTTCTATGCAGTTTCTATTAAATTACATATTTCTATAGTTGATTCGTATTCAGTGTAGCTCATAACAGACTGCAGCAGTCAGGCACCGCCGTTAAAGCAGCGTCCCCGACTATAAACCACAGTTATAAAACGTAACATTTGTAATAAGATTATGTACAACAAAACGTAAAAACtgcatttaatttattcttcGGCAGGATTTCTGCCTTTTGGCTAGTCTTTAATGCCAGTTTAAATTGAATGGGAGTTGGGGAGATGGtttgtttcattcacttttatcgTCTAGAAGTAAACTCGAGCGGTTGAGGTTGGTTGCCCTCACTAAATGTCGTATAACTTCTTTATTATTTAGCACAGTTCCGATTCATATAGGCTACCTCGCGCCCGTTTATGAATTAGTAGCAAATTTTGTAAGACATTATTACTTTTCTTTTGTATACCTGACAACAGCTGTCCGGTCCTGTGGCATAGTAGTTAGCGCGCCTACCtgtaacctagaggtaatgggttcaagggcCGACGCtcccaccattgtgggcgtatgtgtccttgggcaaagacacttaacggcaactgctccaacctaatggtcactaatgggctgtacaaattatcagccatacaaaaaattcCCCCCtccaaaaaataacacaaagtaacatacattgtaactaagctatagcacgaggtgtatgaaccagaacacacgtgttataacgactgtcgttttccggccacgcgaggataaagtacgattcattcattcaaaacaacattaaatcaTATGGCCGCACTAACCTATATACATCATATCCAGCATTTTGCAACCCAACTTTCTATAACAACATCAATAAATCTATAATAGGCTGCTacatttatctttttttacatgtcagaaaatttaaaaagtccATTACCGTAGAGCCAACCTCATAAAATAATGAGTTTTTCATTTGTGCTTTTCACTTGCGCCATCATTGCGTTTCACGTTGTCTGTTGTACATAAGTATCGACCCTGgctttaattgtttaaatggtgcacgaaaatgattttaaactaaataggTATAATACAGTAAAGTGAAAAAAGAAGGGACACAAATATATTGCCaaatgttttgcaaaaataaaatacttgaCGGTTGTTTGGTGATACCACGAAGAATtagtactatagtagggtgggggaagacgggacaccttcaacgtctatgggagtcgtaatgatacaattttataattgtttgaacgttgtttgttttctaccaaacgggacgagaaaatagaatgcaaaggtttcccatcttccccaccccactatatcatttctttattaattgacaacaatttaaagaGATGTACTAAAACGCACTAGAAGTCATTTACCGATTCACACAACAGTAAAATGGGtcagtttaaagttatatataatgaAATTGTTCGTCTATCGCCATCGgtataaagattttttaaaagcacGTCTTTTGCCAAGTATAGTCTTCCCTAGCCCTATTATATTAGGCTTGTTGTTTAGGTTGTGCTTATGAAGTGACAATCTTGCCTTCACTAGGTGTCGCTCGGAAGTAGTTTCACTTCCAATTGTTACGGCGTGCGAGTCTCCCAAGGATTGACCATGATCCATTTAATGTATTGAGTATAGGCCATGGTTGGACGCCACTCATAGTCTCCTAAGGTCTAATTCCCATTGTCGTTTTGGAATATCTGGTCTCGATTATTAAGACGACTCGACCATTATTAagtctgttttaaacaagactCGGAAAGCATCTGAGTATATCTTTATTGTTGGTTCGTATTTGACGGTGCATAGATTACAAGAGTGGGCATAATTACTTAATTAAAGAACTCTATATTTCTTATTCACACCTGCATGCTTTATCCGCAGCAAGTAACAAGTATAGTTGGACAGGGTGAATTGAAACGCTATATATAGACAAGTTGGGATATTTTTTCAATCACCATTTCGGGTGTCCACTTGATAACTGTTGGGTTAATATTAGGAATTAGAAAAATacatcattttataaatacacaacGTTCGTTATAGTAGTTCACGGTTATTTTTTAAGCCAACTTCAACGAAAATTTgatgaaaacattttaatgttttatatgcaATTACCTCATGAACCCGCGTTAAAGCGTTCCATCTTATTCCAACCCTGCTATATAACATTCACCTTGAAGGTTGCTTTATTTCTGCAGGTGACGTTTCTCCCAAATTGTAGTAATATGACGAATTTGAGCACCCGCCGCGCGGTAAAAGTTCCCttaaatgttacaaaattattttattagatCTTCTTCTATGTTAAACGCAATAAAGAGCCATCAAGCAGAAagtgttatttctatttttttaccaaaaccgtcatttttttatatggttgGTGCATGTTACATAATGCCAATGTTAAATTGCCGCTTCAACgcttttaacaaataaaatgcatcCCTACTATTTTACCTGGGGCGGTCGTCGCGCACCAGTAGTTGTTAGAAATTATACGAGCAGTCAGCTTGGGGTATTTGGACGGATTGCAGTATTAGCCTAACTCAtggaacatttttatatagcaGCGTTTGTGTATTTGATTACAGTATTACCTGTTGTAATTAATATGTCTTTGTCTGACAATGCAGTCGTATGTGCATTGAAAGAACAGTTTGGGTTCGAGGTCGAATCTATCAAGTCTCTTGACGGATAcgaagattttaatttttatgcaaaagaAGTTTCAAGTCAAAGAGAATtaatgttaaaagtaaaaaggcCTTTACACGACCCTggtaatttgttgtttttggaaTTTATGGCACAGTTCGATGCAGTCACGCTTCGCCGCAAAAATGgacaatattttacaacataattttgtttttggttctatttgttcaatataatttacattattatttatggCATATAGCTTAAAAATAGCTTTATAGCTCTGCTGGCATAGTTCACCAAACTATGTGGCATATCTGGTTGTTTTTCTGTGGAAAGAGTTGTCTGCTCGGACACTGAAAAACCAATGAGTCATTTATAGGGGGACAGTAAGTAGCCAAATTTTAACATCGGTTTATGGATAGTACTAGGAATTAAATCTACACTTTCTATTGACCGTTTTCGATTTATCTTCTTCCATATTTGCACCGTTGGCGTCGcgaaaacttaaattaagcCCAGAATGGACTATTTGTAAATCAACTACAAAGTGTGACATTTGTCCTTCaaggattttatatttttttactaacaGAGAGTCCAACTTCGGATGTTATGCGGAAAGCAATGATTCATTTGCGGTGCCATGGTGTTCTAGCCCCAGAACCAATTCAAAACCGCCACGGAAAATACGACAGCTCTTTCAAGTTTGGTAAGTGGTAAAAGTTGTTGTGAAATCAATCAACAAAGTCCTAATAAATGTGTTCCCAAATTTGATCACCTgtatatgatatagtagggtgggggaagatgggacacctttagtacataatatccaaatcgtgttctaaacaactaacaacggtgcatgggagttgtgaacatatagtttcataatgaatgttttttgcttactacctaattgaaagaaaaagtagaatgaacaggtgtcccatcttc
It encodes:
- the LOC100187032 gene encoding gamma-aminobutyric acid receptor subunit pi-like — translated: MQLVLQIFVLSWLLINTTESGRGGPQSRYWRNPLRNLKYGAVVETMLDPDRYHKYIRPGIDTGKPIVVNVSLSVTGLDRISDADMEYTVTFTLHQLWKDTRLDGTKSARGYSQILTMDGSLGNRIWVPDTYIVNSHTSFIHDVTTRNGLIRLYPDGTVLYVLRITSTVSCTMKLHKYPMDEQACKLALESWSFTEQDLIYKWDKEESCGSPSGSVTGMDNIVLLQFNLTKCSVYRELHSAALGNYSQLILEFRLKRNMLFFLMQTYLPSVLLVILSWVSFWINMNSVPARVGLGATTVLSMTTLMIGVYNSGPKSTSYIKAIDFYVCVCYGFIFAALMEYAGAHFTVRRYATKANKLLDGKHNDCKNKPKNGGHVEIDIEEEAVFSYPVNDQRESEPWQTSSNTNKLRAVSYSEEDAINKRGFSDFEHSTFSTRKRNPGAKNVKNGCVVTKIKTLRHRVTRLERIDEYSRIIFPVAFVGFNAVYWWVYLTMDDQ